Proteins encoded by one window of Actinocorallia herbida:
- a CDS encoding sensor histidine kinase → MSSHQRSIRFKIFTLLLIPLSSLVVVWVFAAVTSVGDGLNYFRSKAESTTLITPTSAALFMLETERQVSVQYVAANRAAGGTGLAPQRAKTDATVTALNAAIASDDFQGWARTELKTVAAETGTGLQKLAELRAKVDRGVDWRTVMGDYDALIEQVDGLVEQLPNKVTAEVYQAGIDGTTFARVRSMITHETTLLSGAMAKGRPTAADRRLFAAIVAHQRATAQELLPRLPVESRSAAEQVLATPAAVRLKRMEDQIIAGTRPAVSLAEWQETSAQVQVEHQRVLLQMSTGITTLTDEVTSDIILRLVLTGVLGLATVFGGGFLSIRLGRRLAAELTSLRGSVLTLSDERLPDVVDRLSRNEDVDIESESIAPPPSTTTEVGQVGQAFAKVQRTALEAATGQAELRRRIALIFLNLARRNQSLVRRQLKLLEELQRKVSAPETLDGLYKVDHLTTRMRRHAEGLIILAGGAPGRSWRKPIAIVDLVRAAVSEIEDYKRVKVEQMPPISIDGGAVADVVHLVAELAENATAFSPPPSRVLVRGDVVGHGYVLEVEDRGLGMEPELLAEINERLSKPPTFDLADADRIGLFVVGRLAAQHGIQVSLRKSAYGGTTAVVLLPHSLIAKDSGEPDTPPPPAADERLERTSVPEPVDEPRRDRDARWKAAEPAPVPAPAAPPVPPALQAGQAPAATAGTYGGLPRRNRQASLNPQLRDEPAAVEERETPVVERSPEEVRSRMSSIQRGWARGRTAPVQRGGRTDANRNTEPGREG, encoded by the coding sequence ATGAGCTCCCACCAACGATCCATCCGATTCAAGATCTTCACGCTGCTGCTGATCCCCCTGTCTTCGCTCGTGGTGGTCTGGGTCTTCGCCGCGGTCACCAGCGTCGGCGACGGGCTGAACTACTTCCGTTCCAAGGCGGAGTCGACGACCCTCATCACGCCGACGAGCGCGGCGCTGTTCATGCTCGAGACCGAGCGGCAGGTCTCGGTCCAGTACGTCGCCGCGAACCGCGCGGCCGGCGGCACGGGACTCGCCCCCCAGAGGGCGAAGACCGACGCCACCGTCACGGCGCTGAACGCGGCGATCGCGTCGGACGACTTCCAGGGCTGGGCCCGCACTGAACTCAAGACCGTCGCCGCCGAGACCGGCACCGGGCTCCAGAAGCTGGCCGAGCTCCGCGCGAAGGTGGACCGGGGCGTCGACTGGCGGACGGTGATGGGCGACTACGACGCCCTCATCGAGCAGGTCGACGGGCTCGTCGAGCAGCTGCCCAACAAGGTGACCGCCGAGGTCTACCAGGCGGGCATCGACGGGACCACGTTCGCCCGCGTCCGGAGCATGATCACCCATGAGACGACGCTGCTGTCCGGGGCCATGGCGAAGGGCCGGCCGACCGCCGCCGACCGGAGGCTCTTCGCCGCGATCGTGGCCCACCAGCGGGCGACGGCGCAGGAGCTCCTGCCGCGGCTGCCCGTGGAGAGCCGGTCCGCCGCGGAGCAGGTCCTCGCCACGCCCGCGGCCGTCCGGCTGAAGCGCATGGAGGACCAGATCATCGCCGGCACCCGCCCGGCGGTGTCGCTGGCCGAATGGCAGGAGACCTCCGCCCAGGTCCAGGTCGAGCACCAGCGGGTCCTCCTGCAGATGTCCACCGGCATCACGACGCTCACCGACGAGGTGACCTCCGACATCATTCTGCGGCTGGTCCTCACCGGCGTGCTCGGACTCGCGACCGTCTTCGGCGGCGGCTTCCTGTCGATCCGGCTGGGCAGGCGCCTGGCCGCGGAGCTGACGTCGCTGCGCGGCTCGGTCCTCACGCTCTCCGACGAGAGGCTGCCCGACGTCGTCGACCGGCTCAGCCGCAACGAGGACGTCGACATCGAGAGCGAGTCCATCGCGCCCCCTCCCAGCACGACCACCGAGGTCGGGCAGGTCGGCCAGGCCTTCGCCAAGGTCCAGCGCACCGCGCTCGAAGCGGCCACCGGCCAGGCGGAGCTACGGCGGCGCATCGCGCTCATCTTCCTGAACCTCGCGCGGCGCAATCAGTCCCTCGTCCGCAGGCAGCTGAAGCTGCTGGAGGAGCTGCAGCGCAAGGTGAGCGCCCCGGAGACCCTGGACGGCCTGTACAAGGTCGACCATCTCACCACCCGCATGAGGCGGCACGCCGAGGGCCTCATCATCCTGGCTGGCGGCGCGCCCGGCCGGTCCTGGCGCAAGCCCATCGCGATCGTCGACCTGGTCCGCGCCGCGGTGTCGGAGATCGAGGACTACAAGCGGGTCAAGGTCGAGCAGATGCCGCCGATCTCGATCGACGGCGGCGCCGTAGCCGACGTCGTCCACCTGGTCGCCGAACTCGCGGAGAACGCCACCGCGTTCTCGCCCCCGCCCTCCCGCGTCCTCGTGCGCGGCGACGTCGTCGGCCACGGCTATGTGCTGGAGGTCGAGGACCGCGGCCTCGGCATGGAACCCGAACTCCTCGCCGAGATCAACGAACGGCTCAGCAAGCCGCCCACCTTCGACCTCGCCGACGCCGACCGCATCGGCCTGTTCGTCGTCGGCCGCCTCGCGGCCCAGCACGGCATCCAGGTCTCGCTCCGCAAGTCCGCCTACGGGGGGACGACCGCGGTGGTCCTCCTCCCCCACTCCCTCATCGCGAAGGACTCCGGCGAGCCCGACACCCCGCCGCCCCCCGCCGCCGACGAGCGCCTGGAAAGGACATCGGTGCCCGAACCCGTCGACGAGCCCCGCCGGGACAGAGACGCGCGCTGGAAGGCCGCGGAGCCCGCCCCGGTGCCCGCGCCCGCCGCTCCGCCCGTGCCTCCCGCTCTGCAGGCCGGGCAGGCGCCCGCGGCCACCGCGGGCACCTACGGCGGGCTCCCCCGCCGCAACCGCCAGGCCAGCCTCAACCCTCAACTCCGCGACGAGCCCGCGGCGGTCGAGGAGCGCGAGACGCCCGTCGTGGAGCGCTCGCCCGAGGAGGTGCGGTCCCGGATGTCGTCG